Proteins from a single region of Scleropages formosus chromosome 24, fSclFor1.1, whole genome shotgun sequence:
- the spata13 gene encoding uncharacterized protein spata13 isoform X1, translating into MNDDEAVGEAKKASYTKDPSSSDVPHFFQSSQTVAEEKPDASVEKKYDKFHSFQDQQKINFTKGTHSEEIVEGNVSSARSSRIMHLLSTPSKHVSTSSQKPPLRSSSAWSNLSSLRVMGSFRKLRSSVLQGIQSRADAVEPSPSRGNDTSPHRGEVEVIKSNRSEEIIMLPSRSQEDDVVDNQRQGFISDRNGSDESRVLSNGMSAGERLAWNTAEVRGTEGESDDEAALCRNARFSRSLRKAYGPGRIALANTGQRSQHDAVLLRDVDAAALCREPPERAGGGKAFGRLSRSTDSLFKSPFKRKAPCPRPEVPPNGDIRRAASASSVEIRENGLSHWKSHVRKLVSSMTELSARKRWSPSAQPAASAVSKLHDAYTRRAPCLPENERRRRPSPARGADVLAHPLGDGGHGSPAAQGAGSPRIPPVFVTGCAQRVTCLAETSDLHRSHSERQLTTGDGRPLSDAEEPASPCPGLEEDQRLSQDGMETFLPEGEEMVTHPARTPASILPSHSSDRSVSGASGIPDPDSSAKDTTASDAETSSASVARRKASRPKPRPFSDYGQLFGRKRCSPSQDGMGSPGQDMGSSLQGDCVSKEDCVNSSQESCGSDGSDGISIQESNSKNGPRCCKSEDHWRRRPISVIGGVDLYSPPAAKGTEDVLPSPHPRPPMPLHPVSPYREVSARLYPGPLSLSTPTGLDSLGRRQVHRVLSTGAAECSGTLEEAGNEEDLSFDELPDPNLSLQPGVELSTLDEWIRSGHAVYAEALWDHVTMEEEELAFKAGDVIRVLEASDRDWWWGVVADQEGWFPSSFVRVRVNQDLQIDSVTNKHVLGNVLSSDTCHRSELKDQMRANVVKEIMSTERIYMKHLKDICEGYIRQCRKHTAMFTPQQLNTIFSNIEDIYKFHRKFLKDLEKKYNKSEPHLSEIGSCFLLQGEGFSIYSEYCNNHPRATAELHRLMKLGRYRHFFEACRLLQQMIDISLAGFLLTPVQKICKYPLQLGELLKYTPEEHRDFKSVSDALDAMKKVARLINERKRRLESIDTIAHWQVTILHWEGEDVLGRSSELIHSGELNCVLRPGKTQQRTAFLFDHQLVFCKKDLLRRDLLHYRGRLDMDHMELRDLLDGRDSDLGACLKHAFKLQDSATGEACILSCRKPEEKQRWLEALREERQRVIEDQEIGMEISEHQRKQAILNARKSKRGNIKSTVCVGCAVPLAHQPLHPLHQRHVTVPTSLPQQRVFSLAEPRRKPFYLWHSLAHYARLRK; encoded by the exons ATGAACGACGACGAGGCG GTGGGGGAGGCAAAAAAAGCATCTTATACTAAAGATCCGTCCAGCAGCGATGTTCCACATTTCTTTCAGTCATCTCAAACTGTGGCGGAAGAGAAGCCAGATGCCTCAGTGGAGAAAAAATACGATAAATTCCATTCCTTTCAGGAtcagcagaaaataaatttcacaaagGGCACTCATTCTGAAGAAATAGTAGAAGGAAATGTGAGCTCTGCACGCTCCTCCAGAATCATGCATCTCCTTTCTACACCATCCAAACATGTGAGCACCAGCTCCCAGAAGCCTCCACTCAGGAGTTCCTCTGCATGGTCCAACCTCTCCAGCCTGCGGGTCATGGGCTCCTTCAGGAAGCTGCGCTCCTCTGTCCTCCAAGGTATCCAGAGCCGGGCGGATGCCGTGGAGCCAAGTCCAAGCCGAGGAAATGACACGTCGCCCCATCGGGGTGAGGTGGAAGTGATAAAGTCCAATCGGAGCGAAGAGATCATAATGCTGCCTAGTAGGAGCCAGGAGGACGATGTAGTAGATAATCAGCGGCAAGGGTTCATATCAGATCGGAACGGCAGCGATGAGAGCCGAGTGCTGTCGAATGGGATGTCGGCCGGTGAGCGGCTAGCGTGGAATACTGCTGAGGTACGTGGTACGGAGGGAGAGTCGGACGACGAGGCCGCCTTGTGCAGAAACGCTCGCTTCTCTCGTAGTCTTCGCAAAGCCTACGGACCGGGACGCATCGCGCTCGCGAACACGGGACAACGTTCGCAGCACGATGCCGTGCTGCTGCGAGACGTAGACGCGGCCGCGCTCTGCCGGGAGCCGCCGGAGAGGGCCGGCGGCGGAAAGGCGTTCGGTAGGCTGAGCAGAAGCACGGACAGCCTCTTCAAAAGCCCATTCAAGCGTAAGGCGCCGTGCCCCCGACCGGAGGTTCCGCCGAACGGCGACATCCGGCGAGCCGCTAGCGCCTCGTCGGTGGAGATCCGGGAAAACGGCCTCAGCCACTGGAAGAGCCACGTGCGGAAGCTGGTGAGCAGCATGACTGAACTGTCTGCCCGTAAGAGGTGGAGCCCGTCTGCCCAGCCCGCGGCGTCTGCTGTCAGCAAGCTGCACGACGCCTACACTCGAAGAGCCCCTTGCTTACCTGAGAATGAACGCCGGCGCCGTCCTTCACCTGCTCGCGGTGCGGACGTGCTCGCTCACCCTCTGGGAGACGGGGGCCACGGGTCACCTGCCGCGCAAGGCGCCGGCTCCCCTCGTATTCCCCCGGTCTTTGTGACCGGTTGCGCTCAGCGCGTCACCTGTCTGGCTGAGACTTCTGATCTTCATCGATCTCATAGCGAAAGGCAGCTGACCACGGGAGATGGAAGGCCGTTGTCTGACGCCGAGGAACCCGCGTCGCCCTGCCCTGGCCTTGAGGAGGATCAG CGTTTGTCCCAGGACGGCATGGAAACGTTTCTACCCGAAGGCGAAGAGATGGTTACGCACCCAGCACGCACTCCTGCCTCAATTCTGCCTTCACATTCGTCAGACCGGTCCGTATCGGGCGCTTCTGGAATTCCGGATCCGGACTCGTCTGCAAAGGACACCACAGCATCAGATGCAGAAACGTCATCTGCAAGCGTGGCCAGGCGCAAGGCGAGCAGACCGAAGCCTCGGCCCTTCTCCGACTACGGTCAGCTATTCGGTAGAAAACGGTGTTCCCCCTCGCAAGACGGGATGGGATCTCCTGGTCAAGACATGGGCAGCTCCTTGCAGGGGGACTGTGTTAGCAAGGAAGATTGTGTCAACTCGAGTCAAGAAAGTTGCGGGAGTGATGGAAGCGATGGGATCTCTATCCAAGAGTCCAACAGCAAAAATGGACCACGCTGCTGTAAAAGCGAAGACCACTGGAGGAGGCGTCCCATCTCGGTAATCGGAGGAGTTGACCTTTATTCTCCGCCAGCCGCGAAAGGGACAGAAGATGTCCTGCCCTCA CCACACCCCCGTCCTCCCATGCCCCTCCACCCGGTGTCCCCCTACAGAGAGGTTTCGGCTCGACTGTACCCCGGCCCGCTCTCGCTGAGCACCCCAACTGGACTGGATAGCTTGGGCCGCCGGCAGGTCCACAGGGTCCTGAGCA CTGGAGCTGCAGAGTGCTCGGGCACCTTGGAGGAGGCTGGGAACGAGGAGGACCTCAGCTTTGATGAGCTTCCAGATCCCAACCTATCCCTACAGCCTGGAGTAGAGCTTTCCACACTGGATGAG TGGATACGTTCAGGACATGCTGTATATGCAGAGGCTTTATGGGACCATGTGACAATGGAAGAGGAGGAACTTGCCTTCAAAGCAGGGGATGTCATCCGTGTCTTAGAAGCTTCTGATAGAGACTGGTGGTGGGGTGTGGTTGCTGACCAGGAGGGGTGGTTTCCTTCAAGTTTTGTGAGG GTACGAGTGAACCAGGACTTGCAAATAGACAGTGTGACAAACAAGCATGTTCTAGGGAACGTGCTCTCCAGTGACACATGTCACAGGTCTGAACTCAAGGACCAGATGAGGGCCAATGTGGTGAAGGAGATCATGAGCACAGAGCGCATCTACATGAAACACTTGAAGGATATTTGTGAG GGCTACATCAGGCAGTGTCGCAAGCATACTGCCATGTTCACCCCACAGCAGCTGAACACGATCTTCAGCAACATTGAAGACATTTACAAGTTCCATCGCAAGTTCTTAAAGGACCTCGAgaaaaagtacaacaaaagtgAACCTCACCTAAGCGAGATAGGATCCTGTTTTCTCTTACAG GGTGAGGGGTTCTCGATTTACTCGGAATACTGCAATAACCACCCCCGGGCCACTGCCGAGCTGCACCGCCTCATGAAGCTGGGTCGCTATCGGCACTTCTTCGAAGCTTGTCGCCTGCTGCAGCAGATGATTGACATCTCGCTCGCTGGGTTTCTGCTCACACCTGTGCAGAAGATCTGCAAGTATCCTCTGCAGCTTGGAGAGCTACTGAAGTATACCCCTGAGGAGCACAG GGATTTTAAGAGTGTTAGTGATGCGCTCGATGCCATGAAGAAGGTGGCTCGTCTCATCAACGAGAGAAAAAGGCGGCTGGAGAGCATTGACACCATCGCTCATTGGCAGGTCACCATCCTGCACTGGGAG GGAGAGGATGTATTAGGCCGGAGCTCGGAGCTCATTCATTCCGGGGAGCTCAACTGCGTGCTCCGCCCCGGAAAGACCCAACAGCGCACGGCCTTCCTGTTCGACCATCAGCTGGTCTTCTGTAAGAAGGATCTGCTCCGACGGGACCTACTGCACTACCGTGGCCGGCTGGACATGGACCACATGGAGCTTCGGGACCTCCTGGATGGCCGAGACTCTGATCTCGGAGCCTGCCTGAAGCATGCCTTCAAACTGCAGGATAGCGCCACGGGAGAGGCGTGTATCCTCAGctgcaggaaaccagaggagAAGCAGCGGTGGCTGGAAGCCTTGAGGGAAGAGCGCCAGCGTGTGATAGAGGACCAGGAAATAG GAATGGAAATAAGTGAACACCAGAGGAAACAAGCTATTCTCAATGCAAGGAAATCGAAACGAGGGAATATCAAGA GTACAGTCTGTGTTGGTTGCGCCGTGCCTCTTGCGCATCAGCCCCTGCATCCTCTTCATCAGCGTCACGTCACTGTGCCGACTAGCCTCCCCCAGCAACGGGTCTTCTCACTGGCGGAACCCAGGCGCAAGCCCTTTTACCTGTGGCACAGCCTTGCCCATTACGCCCGCCTAAGGAAGTGA
- the spata13 gene encoding spermatogenesis-associated protein 13 isoform X2, whose product MHLLSTPSKHVSTSSQKPPLRSSSAWSNLSSLRVMGSFRKLRSSVLQGIQSRADAVEPSPSRGNDTSPHRGEVEVIKSNRSEEIIMLPSRSQEDDVVDNQRQGFISDRNGSDESRVLSNGMSAGERLAWNTAEVRGTEGESDDEAALCRNARFSRSLRKAYGPGRIALANTGQRSQHDAVLLRDVDAAALCREPPERAGGGKAFGRLSRSTDSLFKSPFKRKAPCPRPEVPPNGDIRRAASASSVEIRENGLSHWKSHVRKLVSSMTELSARKRWSPSAQPAASAVSKLHDAYTRRAPCLPENERRRRPSPARGADVLAHPLGDGGHGSPAAQGAGSPRIPPVFVTGCAQRVTCLAETSDLHRSHSERQLTTGDGRPLSDAEEPASPCPGLEEDQRLSQDGMETFLPEGEEMVTHPARTPASILPSHSSDRSVSGASGIPDPDSSAKDTTASDAETSSASVARRKASRPKPRPFSDYGQLFGRKRCSPSQDGMGSPGQDMGSSLQGDCVSKEDCVNSSQESCGSDGSDGISIQESNSKNGPRCCKSEDHWRRRPISVIGGVDLYSPPAAKGTEDVLPSPHPRPPMPLHPVSPYREVSARLYPGPLSLSTPTGLDSLGRRQVHRVLSTGAAECSGTLEEAGNEEDLSFDELPDPNLSLQPGVELSTLDEWIRSGHAVYAEALWDHVTMEEEELAFKAGDVIRVLEASDRDWWWGVVADQEGWFPSSFVRVRVNQDLQIDSVTNKHVLGNVLSSDTCHRSELKDQMRANVVKEIMSTERIYMKHLKDICEGYIRQCRKHTAMFTPQQLNTIFSNIEDIYKFHRKFLKDLEKKYNKSEPHLSEIGSCFLLQGEGFSIYSEYCNNHPRATAELHRLMKLGRYRHFFEACRLLQQMIDISLAGFLLTPVQKICKYPLQLGELLKYTPEEHRDFKSVSDALDAMKKVARLINERKRRLESIDTIAHWQVTILHWEGEDVLGRSSELIHSGELNCVLRPGKTQQRTAFLFDHQLVFCKKDLLRRDLLHYRGRLDMDHMELRDLLDGRDSDLGACLKHAFKLQDSATGEACILSCRKPEEKQRWLEALREERQRVIEDQEIGMEISEHQRKQAILNARKSKRGNIKSTVCVGCAVPLAHQPLHPLHQRHVTVPTSLPQQRVFSLAEPRRKPFYLWHSLAHYARLRK is encoded by the exons ATGCATCTCCTTTCTACACCATCCAAACATGTGAGCACCAGCTCCCAGAAGCCTCCACTCAGGAGTTCCTCTGCATGGTCCAACCTCTCCAGCCTGCGGGTCATGGGCTCCTTCAGGAAGCTGCGCTCCTCTGTCCTCCAAGGTATCCAGAGCCGGGCGGATGCCGTGGAGCCAAGTCCAAGCCGAGGAAATGACACGTCGCCCCATCGGGGTGAGGTGGAAGTGATAAAGTCCAATCGGAGCGAAGAGATCATAATGCTGCCTAGTAGGAGCCAGGAGGACGATGTAGTAGATAATCAGCGGCAAGGGTTCATATCAGATCGGAACGGCAGCGATGAGAGCCGAGTGCTGTCGAATGGGATGTCGGCCGGTGAGCGGCTAGCGTGGAATACTGCTGAGGTACGTGGTACGGAGGGAGAGTCGGACGACGAGGCCGCCTTGTGCAGAAACGCTCGCTTCTCTCGTAGTCTTCGCAAAGCCTACGGACCGGGACGCATCGCGCTCGCGAACACGGGACAACGTTCGCAGCACGATGCCGTGCTGCTGCGAGACGTAGACGCGGCCGCGCTCTGCCGGGAGCCGCCGGAGAGGGCCGGCGGCGGAAAGGCGTTCGGTAGGCTGAGCAGAAGCACGGACAGCCTCTTCAAAAGCCCATTCAAGCGTAAGGCGCCGTGCCCCCGACCGGAGGTTCCGCCGAACGGCGACATCCGGCGAGCCGCTAGCGCCTCGTCGGTGGAGATCCGGGAAAACGGCCTCAGCCACTGGAAGAGCCACGTGCGGAAGCTGGTGAGCAGCATGACTGAACTGTCTGCCCGTAAGAGGTGGAGCCCGTCTGCCCAGCCCGCGGCGTCTGCTGTCAGCAAGCTGCACGACGCCTACACTCGAAGAGCCCCTTGCTTACCTGAGAATGAACGCCGGCGCCGTCCTTCACCTGCTCGCGGTGCGGACGTGCTCGCTCACCCTCTGGGAGACGGGGGCCACGGGTCACCTGCCGCGCAAGGCGCCGGCTCCCCTCGTATTCCCCCGGTCTTTGTGACCGGTTGCGCTCAGCGCGTCACCTGTCTGGCTGAGACTTCTGATCTTCATCGATCTCATAGCGAAAGGCAGCTGACCACGGGAGATGGAAGGCCGTTGTCTGACGCCGAGGAACCCGCGTCGCCCTGCCCTGGCCTTGAGGAGGATCAG CGTTTGTCCCAGGACGGCATGGAAACGTTTCTACCCGAAGGCGAAGAGATGGTTACGCACCCAGCACGCACTCCTGCCTCAATTCTGCCTTCACATTCGTCAGACCGGTCCGTATCGGGCGCTTCTGGAATTCCGGATCCGGACTCGTCTGCAAAGGACACCACAGCATCAGATGCAGAAACGTCATCTGCAAGCGTGGCCAGGCGCAAGGCGAGCAGACCGAAGCCTCGGCCCTTCTCCGACTACGGTCAGCTATTCGGTAGAAAACGGTGTTCCCCCTCGCAAGACGGGATGGGATCTCCTGGTCAAGACATGGGCAGCTCCTTGCAGGGGGACTGTGTTAGCAAGGAAGATTGTGTCAACTCGAGTCAAGAAAGTTGCGGGAGTGATGGAAGCGATGGGATCTCTATCCAAGAGTCCAACAGCAAAAATGGACCACGCTGCTGTAAAAGCGAAGACCACTGGAGGAGGCGTCCCATCTCGGTAATCGGAGGAGTTGACCTTTATTCTCCGCCAGCCGCGAAAGGGACAGAAGATGTCCTGCCCTCA CCACACCCCCGTCCTCCCATGCCCCTCCACCCGGTGTCCCCCTACAGAGAGGTTTCGGCTCGACTGTACCCCGGCCCGCTCTCGCTGAGCACCCCAACTGGACTGGATAGCTTGGGCCGCCGGCAGGTCCACAGGGTCCTGAGCA CTGGAGCTGCAGAGTGCTCGGGCACCTTGGAGGAGGCTGGGAACGAGGAGGACCTCAGCTTTGATGAGCTTCCAGATCCCAACCTATCCCTACAGCCTGGAGTAGAGCTTTCCACACTGGATGAG TGGATACGTTCAGGACATGCTGTATATGCAGAGGCTTTATGGGACCATGTGACAATGGAAGAGGAGGAACTTGCCTTCAAAGCAGGGGATGTCATCCGTGTCTTAGAAGCTTCTGATAGAGACTGGTGGTGGGGTGTGGTTGCTGACCAGGAGGGGTGGTTTCCTTCAAGTTTTGTGAGG GTACGAGTGAACCAGGACTTGCAAATAGACAGTGTGACAAACAAGCATGTTCTAGGGAACGTGCTCTCCAGTGACACATGTCACAGGTCTGAACTCAAGGACCAGATGAGGGCCAATGTGGTGAAGGAGATCATGAGCACAGAGCGCATCTACATGAAACACTTGAAGGATATTTGTGAG GGCTACATCAGGCAGTGTCGCAAGCATACTGCCATGTTCACCCCACAGCAGCTGAACACGATCTTCAGCAACATTGAAGACATTTACAAGTTCCATCGCAAGTTCTTAAAGGACCTCGAgaaaaagtacaacaaaagtgAACCTCACCTAAGCGAGATAGGATCCTGTTTTCTCTTACAG GGTGAGGGGTTCTCGATTTACTCGGAATACTGCAATAACCACCCCCGGGCCACTGCCGAGCTGCACCGCCTCATGAAGCTGGGTCGCTATCGGCACTTCTTCGAAGCTTGTCGCCTGCTGCAGCAGATGATTGACATCTCGCTCGCTGGGTTTCTGCTCACACCTGTGCAGAAGATCTGCAAGTATCCTCTGCAGCTTGGAGAGCTACTGAAGTATACCCCTGAGGAGCACAG GGATTTTAAGAGTGTTAGTGATGCGCTCGATGCCATGAAGAAGGTGGCTCGTCTCATCAACGAGAGAAAAAGGCGGCTGGAGAGCATTGACACCATCGCTCATTGGCAGGTCACCATCCTGCACTGGGAG GGAGAGGATGTATTAGGCCGGAGCTCGGAGCTCATTCATTCCGGGGAGCTCAACTGCGTGCTCCGCCCCGGAAAGACCCAACAGCGCACGGCCTTCCTGTTCGACCATCAGCTGGTCTTCTGTAAGAAGGATCTGCTCCGACGGGACCTACTGCACTACCGTGGCCGGCTGGACATGGACCACATGGAGCTTCGGGACCTCCTGGATGGCCGAGACTCTGATCTCGGAGCCTGCCTGAAGCATGCCTTCAAACTGCAGGATAGCGCCACGGGAGAGGCGTGTATCCTCAGctgcaggaaaccagaggagAAGCAGCGGTGGCTGGAAGCCTTGAGGGAAGAGCGCCAGCGTGTGATAGAGGACCAGGAAATAG GAATGGAAATAAGTGAACACCAGAGGAAACAAGCTATTCTCAATGCAAGGAAATCGAAACGAGGGAATATCAAGA GTACAGTCTGTGTTGGTTGCGCCGTGCCTCTTGCGCATCAGCCCCTGCATCCTCTTCATCAGCGTCACGTCACTGTGCCGACTAGCCTCCCCCAGCAACGGGTCTTCTCACTGGCGGAACCCAGGCGCAAGCCCTTTTACCTGTGGCACAGCCTTGCCCATTACGCCCGCCTAAGGAAGTGA